In Sedimenticola thiotaurini, the following proteins share a genomic window:
- a CDS encoding DNA-3-methyladenine glycosylase I — protein MPSNIQRCGWAGSDPLYQQYHDREWGVPCRDDRTLFEFLILEGAQAGLSWITILRKRDHYRKVYDQFNPQKVARYNASKVEQLLADPGIVRNRLKVMASITNAKLFLDIQAEYGDFASFIWRFVDDEPIINHWPSLQQLPATTPESDAMSRELKRRGFKFVGSTICYAYMQAIGMVNDHTLDCFRHRELLDSA, from the coding sequence ATGCCAAGCAACATTCAACGCTGTGGTTGGGCCGGATCAGATCCCCTTTATCAGCAGTATCACGACCGGGAGTGGGGCGTGCCCTGCCGGGATGACCGAACCCTGTTTGAGTTCCTGATTCTGGAGGGCGCCCAGGCTGGTCTGTCCTGGATTACCATACTGCGCAAGCGGGACCACTATCGAAAGGTGTACGACCAGTTCAATCCACAGAAGGTCGCCCGCTATAACGCCAGCAAAGTGGAGCAACTGCTGGCCGATCCCGGCATCGTCCGTAACCGCCTGAAAGTGATGGCAAGCATCACCAATGCAAAACTGTTCCTGGATATTCAGGCCGAATACGGTGACTTTGCCAGCTTCATCTGGCGCTTTGTGGACGATGAACCGATCATCAACCACTGGCCATCACTGCAGCAGCTTCCGGCCACCACACCCGAGTCGGATGCCATGTCCCGGGAGTTGAAACGGCGCGGGTTCAAGTTCGTCGGCAGCACCATCTGTTACGCCTACATGCAGGCCATCGGCATGGTCAATGACCACACCCTGGACTGTTTCCGGCATCGGGAACTGTTGGACTCCGCCTGA
- a CDS encoding MerR family transcriptional regulator, producing MLEASSNTADLPAIPGKRYFTIGEVSELCGVKPHVLRYWEQEFSQLKPIKRRGNRRYYQRHDVLMIRQIRSLLYDQGFTIGGARQQLSGEGAKEDQDQSHQIARQLRAELEEVLQILKR from the coding sequence ATGCTGGAAGCAAGCAGTAATACTGCCGATCTGCCGGCGATACCCGGCAAACGCTACTTTACCATCGGTGAGGTGAGTGAGCTGTGTGGTGTGAAGCCACATGTGCTGCGCTACTGGGAGCAGGAATTCAGTCAGCTGAAGCCGATCAAGCGGCGTGGTAATCGCCGCTATTATCAGCGCCATGATGTATTGATGATCCGCCAGATACGCAGTCTTCTGTACGATCAGGGCTTTACTATTGGTGGAGCGCGTCAGCAGCTCTCTGGAGAGGGGGCCAAGGAGGATCAGGATCAGAGTCACCAGATCGCCCGGCAGCTGCGTGCGGAACTGGAAGAGGTGTTGCAGATCCTCAAACGCTGA
- a CDS encoding integration host factor subunit alpha has translation MALTKADLAEKLFDELGLNKREAKEMVEMFFEKVRISLQEGSQVKLSGFGNFDLREKKERPGRNPKTGEEIPISARRVVTFRPGQKLKARVEAYAGSKQ, from the coding sequence ATGGCTTTGACCAAGGCGGATCTTGCCGAAAAACTTTTTGATGAACTTGGCCTGAACAAACGGGAGGCCAAGGAGATGGTTGAAATGTTTTTTGAGAAAGTGCGCATTTCCCTACAGGAGGGCTCACAGGTTAAATTGTCCGGTTTCGGAAATTTTGATCTGCGTGAAAAGAAAGAGCGCCCTGGCAGAAATCCGAAGACCGGGGAGGAGATCCCAATTTCAGCGCGCAGGGTGGTGACGTTCCGCCCGGGTCAAAAACTGAAGGCGAGGGTAGAAGCTTATGCTGGAAGCAAGCAGTAA
- the pheT gene encoding phenylalanine--tRNA ligase subunit beta, which yields MKFSEAWLREWVNPAVSTTELADQLSMAGLEVDSVEPVAGEFEGVLVGEVLTREQHPNADKLSLCTVNVGSGDPLQIICGAPNVAAGLKVPVAVIGAVLPGNFKIKRAKLRGLESQGMICSASELGLAASSDGILPLPADAPVGDDFRTYLDLNDQAIDVDLTPDRGDCLGLAGIAREVGVINRTPVTPPAMEPVEAVNDERFPVSLEAPQGCPRYLCRVIKNIDPAAQTPLWMQERLRRSDLRPISPVVDVTNYVMLELGQPMHGFDLAELEGGIRVRMAEEGEKLVLLDGQEITLRSDTLVIADQAKPVAIAGIMGGEHSGVSDSSRDVLLESAFFAPTMIAGKARSYGLHTDSSHRFERGVDPQLQRRAIERATQLLLAITGGEPGPVVESADESLIEARPEILLRRARVARVLGLEIDDDTISDILTRLEMQLEPVAEGWKVTAPSCRFDISIEEDLIEEVGRIYGYTRIPTRRNSAATAMQSEPEVAFSLRRAKQLLVDRDYQEAITYSFISRGMHDLIDPAHGTVELANPISSDMSIMRTTLWAGLLQTAMYNQSRQQSRVRIFESGLRFIKQDDDIKQELMLAGLVSGALQPESWAAPERNVDFFDLKADLEALFALTSCADEFRFQAETHNALHPGQSARITRGDEQVGWIGKLHPQLEQKLDLSSGVYLFEIGLNRLMEGRLPAFKPLSKYPSIRRDIAIVVDQAVGFDQIRQTIRESVPEILREILIFDVYTGEKVDSGRKSLALGLILQESSHTLTDENVERVMAQIVAALVERYNAQLRD from the coding sequence ATGAAATTCAGTGAAGCCTGGTTGCGTGAGTGGGTAAACCCAGCCGTTTCGACCACTGAACTGGCTGACCAGCTCAGCATGGCGGGGCTGGAAGTGGATTCGGTCGAGCCGGTGGCCGGCGAATTTGAAGGTGTGCTGGTGGGTGAGGTGTTGACCCGGGAGCAGCACCCCAATGCGGACAAACTGAGCCTCTGTACGGTGAATGTGGGCAGCGGTGATCCGTTGCAGATCATCTGTGGTGCGCCCAACGTGGCGGCCGGCCTGAAGGTGCCGGTTGCGGTGATCGGTGCCGTGCTGCCGGGCAATTTCAAGATCAAACGGGCCAAGCTGCGCGGACTGGAGTCCCAGGGCATGATCTGCTCCGCCTCGGAACTGGGCCTGGCAGCCTCCTCTGATGGCATACTGCCGTTGCCGGCAGATGCCCCGGTGGGGGATGATTTCAGAACCTATCTCGACCTGAACGACCAGGCGATCGACGTGGATCTGACGCCGGATCGGGGTGATTGTCTGGGTCTGGCCGGTATCGCCCGGGAAGTCGGTGTGATCAACCGTACCCCGGTTACACCACCCGCCATGGAGCCGGTGGAGGCTGTGAATGATGAACGGTTCCCGGTCTCCCTGGAGGCGCCTCAGGGCTGTCCCCGCTATCTGTGTCGGGTGATCAAAAATATCGATCCGGCGGCCCAGACGCCACTCTGGATGCAGGAGCGGCTGCGCCGCAGCGACCTGCGTCCCATCAGCCCGGTGGTCGACGTGACCAACTACGTCATGCTGGAGCTGGGGCAGCCGATGCATGGCTTCGACCTGGCTGAACTGGAAGGTGGCATCCGGGTCCGCATGGCGGAAGAGGGCGAGAAACTGGTGTTGCTGGATGGTCAGGAGATCACCCTGCGCAGCGATACCCTGGTGATCGCTGACCAGGCCAAGCCGGTCGCCATTGCCGGCATCATGGGTGGTGAGCATTCGGGCGTCAGTGACAGCAGTCGGGATGTGCTGCTGGAGAGTGCATTTTTCGCCCCCACCATGATCGCCGGGAAGGCGCGCAGCTACGGCCTGCACACCGATTCATCCCACCGCTTCGAGCGGGGTGTTGACCCGCAGCTTCAACGCCGTGCCATAGAGCGGGCCACCCAGCTGCTACTGGCCATTACCGGGGGTGAGCCCGGGCCGGTGGTGGAGTCGGCCGATGAGTCCCTTATAGAGGCGCGTCCGGAGATCCTGCTGCGCCGTGCCCGGGTGGCCAGGGTGCTGGGCCTGGAGATTGATGATGACACCATCAGCGACATCCTGACCCGCCTGGAGATGCAACTGGAGCCGGTAGCGGAGGGCTGGAAGGTGACTGCCCCCAGTTGCCGTTTCGACATCAGCATCGAGGAGGACCTGATCGAGGAGGTGGGTCGGATCTACGGTTATACCCGGATACCGACCCGGCGCAATTCAGCGGCTACCGCCATGCAGTCCGAACCGGAAGTGGCATTCAGTCTGCGTCGGGCCAAGCAGTTACTGGTGGATCGGGATTACCAGGAAGCGATCACCTACAGCTTCATCAGTCGCGGGATGCATGACCTCATCGACCCGGCGCATGGCACAGTAGAACTGGCTAACCCGATATCCTCCGATATGTCGATCATGCGCACCACCCTCTGGGCTGGTCTGCTACAGACGGCCATGTATAACCAGTCACGTCAGCAATCCCGGGTAAGAATATTCGAGTCCGGTCTTAGGTTTATTAAGCAAGATGATGATATTAAACAGGAATTGATGCTTGCTGGTCTGGTTTCCGGGGCTCTGCAGCCGGAAAGTTGGGCCGCTCCTGAGCGAAACGTGGATTTCTTCGATCTGAAGGCCGATCTGGAGGCGTTGTTCGCCCTGACCAGTTGTGCAGACGAATTTCGGTTCCAGGCGGAGACCCACAATGCACTGCATCCGGGGCAGAGCGCCCGGATCACCCGGGGGGATGAGCAGGTCGGCTGGATCGGTAAACTGCACCCGCAACTGGAACAGAAACTGGATCTCTCTTCCGGGGTCTATCTGTTCGAGATCGGCCTGAACCGGCTGATGGAAGGCCGCTTGCCTGCCTTCAAGCCACTCTCCAAGTACCCTTCGATCCGGCGTGATATCGCCATCGTGGTGGATCAGGCGGTCGGTTTTGACCAGATTCGACAGACTATTCGTGAATCGGTACCGGAAATTCTGAGAGAAATTCTGATTTTTGATGTCTATACTGGTGAAAAGGTAGACTCAGGACGAAAAAGTCTCGCTTTGGGCTTGATTTTACAGGAAAGTTCCCACACTCTTACCGATGAAAATGTGGAGCGTGTAATGGCGCAGATAGTCGCCGCGCTTGTCGAACGCTACAATGCACAACTGAGAGATTGA
- the pheS gene encoding phenylalanine--tRNA ligase subunit alpha, which yields MDSESNIELSALVDEAAGLIERADKLAALDEVRVRYLGKSGLLTAQLKQLGKLPADQRPLAGQAINKAKQALQGLIEQRKSALEQQALAERLSSERVDVTLPGRGLGQGGLHPVSRTLARIEELFSRAGFAIEEGPEIEDDYHNFEALNIPAHHPARAMHDTFYFDTHLLLRTHTSPVQIRTMENAGPPLKIIAPGRVYRCDSDLTHTPMFHQVEGLLVDEDVSFADLKGVLYDFLQNFFERDLKIRFRPSYFPFTEPSAEADIECVMCGGEGCRVCSHTGWLEVLGCGMVHPEVFRHVGIDSEKYTGYAFGMGVERLTMLRYGINDLRLFFENDLRFLRQFA from the coding sequence ATGGATTCTGAATCCAATATTGAACTTTCTGCCCTGGTCGATGAAGCGGCCGGTCTTATTGAGCGGGCGGATAAACTGGCGGCCCTGGACGAGGTACGGGTGCGCTATCTCGGCAAGAGCGGCCTGTTGACGGCCCAGCTCAAGCAGTTGGGTAAGCTCCCGGCCGATCAGCGACCGCTGGCGGGGCAGGCCATCAACAAGGCCAAGCAGGCGCTGCAGGGCCTGATCGAGCAGCGCAAGAGTGCGCTTGAGCAGCAGGCATTGGCCGAGCGCCTGAGTTCAGAGCGGGTCGATGTGACGCTGCCGGGACGTGGTCTGGGGCAGGGTGGTCTGCATCCGGTATCCCGAACCCTGGCACGGATCGAAGAGCTGTTCTCCCGGGCCGGATTCGCCATTGAAGAGGGGCCTGAGATCGAAGATGACTACCACAACTTCGAGGCGCTCAATATACCGGCGCACCATCCCGCACGGGCCATGCATGACACCTTCTATTTTGACACCCATCTGCTGTTGCGGACCCATACCTCGCCGGTGCAGATACGTACTATGGAGAATGCCGGTCCGCCGCTGAAGATTATCGCGCCGGGACGGGTCTACCGGTGTGATTCCGATCTGACCCATACCCCGATGTTCCACCAGGTGGAGGGGCTGCTGGTGGATGAGGATGTCTCTTTCGCTGATCTGAAAGGGGTGTTGTACGATTTCCTGCAGAACTTTTTCGAGCGCGATCTGAAGATTCGCTTCCGCCCATCCTATTTCCCTTTCACCGAGCCGTCCGCAGAAGCCGATATCGAGTGCGTGATGTGCGGTGGTGAAGGCTGCCGGGTGTGTAGCCACACCGGCTGGCTGGAGGTGCTGGGCTGCGGCATGGTGCATCCTGAAGTGTTCCGTCATGTGGGTATCGACAGCGAGAAGTACACCGGTTACGCCTTTGGTATGGGAGTAGAGCGGTTGACCATGTTGCGCTACGGTATCAATGACTTACGGCTGTTTTTTGAGAATGATTTGAGATTCCTCAGGCAGTTTGCCTGA
- the rplT gene encoding 50S ribosomal protein L20, whose protein sequence is MPRVKRGVQAHARHKKVLKAAKGYYGARRKVYRVAKQAVIKAGQYSYRDRRQKKRQFRALWIARINAGARANGLSYSRMINGLKKAGVEIDRKMLADLAIFDKPAFSALAEQAKASLSS, encoded by the coding sequence ATGCCTCGCGTAAAACGTGGTGTACAAGCACACGCCCGACACAAAAAAGTGCTTAAAGCGGCCAAAGGTTATTATGGCGCCCGTCGTAAGGTCTATCGCGTAGCCAAACAGGCGGTGATCAAGGCCGGCCAGTATTCCTACCGTGATCGTCGCCAGAAGAAACGGCAGTTTCGTGCCCTCTGGATTGCCCGTATCAACGCCGGTGCCCGCGCCAACGGACTCTCTTACAGCCGTATGATCAACGGCCTGAAGAAAGCCGGTGTGGAGATCGACCGCAAGATGCTGGCCGATCTAGCTATTTTTGACAAGCCGGCGTTTAGCGCCCTGGCAGAACAGGCCAAGGCCAGTCTCTCCAGCTGA